The following proteins come from a genomic window of Citrobacter europaeus:
- the dpiA gene encoding two-component response regulator DpiA, with protein MTEPLTLLIVEDETLLAEMHAEYIRHIPGFSQIWLAGNLAQARMMIERFKPGLILLDNYLPDGKGITLLHELTQARYPGGVVFTTAASDMETVSEAVRSGAFDYLVKPIAYERLGQTLTRYQQRRRMLAGNDSASQKQIDEMFNAYARGEPKGDLPTGIDALTLNAVLKLFADPTVHHTAETIAQALTISRTTSRRYLEYCASRHLIIAEIIHGKVGRPQRIYHGG; from the coding sequence ATGACGGAACCATTAACGCTGTTGATCGTTGAGGATGAAACGCTACTGGCGGAAATGCATGCTGAATATATCCGCCATATACCGGGCTTTAGCCAGATATGGCTGGCGGGTAATCTTGCGCAGGCGAGGATGATGATTGAGCGTTTTAAGCCCGGTCTGATACTGCTCGACAACTACTTGCCGGACGGCAAGGGAATTACGTTGTTGCATGAGCTAACCCAGGCGCGATATCCGGGTGGCGTGGTGTTTACCACGGCGGCCAGCGACATGGAAACGGTCTCCGAGGCCGTGCGCAGCGGCGCGTTTGATTATCTGGTCAAACCTATCGCTTACGAGCGGTTGGGGCAGACGCTTACGCGGTATCAACAGCGCAGACGCATGCTGGCAGGCAATGACAGCGCCAGTCAAAAGCAGATTGATGAAATGTTCAATGCCTACGCGCGCGGCGAGCCGAAGGGCGATTTGCCGACCGGGATTGACGCCTTAACGCTGAATGCGGTATTGAAATTATTTGCCGATCCGACGGTACATCATACTGCGGAAACGATCGCCCAGGCGCTTACTATCAGCCGTACCACCTCCAGACGCTATCTGGAGTATTGTGCCAGCCGCCATTTGATTATTGCGGAGATTATTCACGGGAAGGTAGGCAGGCCGCAGCGTATTTATCACGGCGGCTAA
- the citF gene encoding citrate lyase subunit alpha, whose translation MTQKIEQSQRQDRVATWSRHAESELSAYQSTAKVELQAQKPRDKKLCANLEDAIRRSGLQDGMTISFHHAFRGGDLTINLVMDAIASMGFKNLTLASSSLSDCHAPLVEHIRQGVVSRIYTSGLRGPLAEEISRGLLAEPVQIHSHGGRVHLVQSGELSIDVAFLGVPSCDPFGNANGYTGKACCGSLGYARVDAENAKQVVLLTEQLLTYPHNPASITQDQVDLIVQIDQVGDADKIGADATRMTTNPRELLIARSAADVIANSGYFNEGFSLQTGTGGASLAVTRFLEDKMRSRDIRADFALGGITATIVDLHEKGLIRKLLDVQSFDRNAAESLARNPNHIEISANQYANWGSKGASVDRLDVVVLSALEVDTSFNVNVLTGSDGVLRGASGGHCDTAVAAALSIIVAPLVRGRIPTLVDNVLTCVTPGSSVDILVTDHGIAVNPARPELAERLKEAGMKVVSIEWLRERAQQLTGQPRAIDFTDRVIAVVRYRDGSVIDVVHQVKE comes from the coding sequence ATGACGCAGAAAATCGAACAGTCTCAACGCCAGGATCGCGTGGCGACCTGGAGCCGTCATGCAGAAAGTGAGCTTTCCGCTTATCAGAGCACCGCAAAAGTAGAACTGCAGGCGCAAAAACCGCGCGACAAAAAGCTGTGCGCTAACCTGGAAGACGCCATTCGCCGTTCCGGTTTACAGGACGGCATGACCATCTCTTTTCACCACGCTTTCCGCGGCGGCGATCTGACGATTAACCTGGTGATGGACGCCATCGCCAGTATGGGCTTTAAAAATCTGACGCTGGCCTCCAGTTCCCTGAGCGACTGCCATGCTCCGCTGGTTGAGCACATCCGCCAGGGCGTGGTTAGCCGTATTTATACCTCCGGCCTGCGTGGTCCGCTGGCGGAAGAGATCTCACGTGGCCTGCTGGCCGAGCCGGTACAGATTCACTCCCACGGCGGCCGTGTACACCTGGTACAAAGCGGCGAACTCAGCATTGATGTGGCGTTCCTCGGCGTACCGTCCTGCGACCCGTTTGGCAACGCCAACGGTTATACCGGTAAAGCGTGCTGCGGCTCACTGGGCTATGCCCGCGTCGATGCCGAAAACGCGAAACAGGTTGTCCTGCTGACTGAACAGCTGCTGACCTATCCGCATAACCCGGCCAGCATTACACAAGATCAGGTGGATCTGATCGTGCAGATCGACCAGGTCGGCGATGCGGACAAAATCGGTGCCGATGCGACCCGCATGACCACCAACCCGCGTGAACTGTTAATCGCCCGAAGTGCGGCAGACGTCATTGCTAACTCCGGTTACTTCAATGAAGGCTTTTCACTGCAGACAGGAACCGGCGGCGCTTCTCTGGCCGTTACACGTTTCCTGGAAGACAAAATGCGCAGCCGCGATATCCGCGCTGACTTTGCGCTGGGCGGCATCACCGCGACCATCGTTGATCTGCACGAAAAAGGCCTGATCCGCAAACTGCTGGACGTACAGAGCTTTGACCGTAACGCGGCGGAGTCTCTGGCCCGCAACCCAAACCACATTGAGATCAGCGCTAACCAGTATGCCAACTGGGGCTCGAAAGGCGCATCTGTCGATCGTCTGGACGTCGTGGTGCTGAGCGCGCTGGAAGTTGATACCAGCTTCAACGTGAACGTACTGACCGGTTCTGACGGCGTACTGCGCGGCGCATCCGGTGGTCACTGCGATACCGCGGTTGCGGCTGCGCTTTCCATCATCGTCGCTCCGCTGGTTCGTGGGCGCATCCCGACGCTGGTTGATAACGTGCTGACCTGCGTAACGCCAGGCTCCAGTGTTGACATTCTGGTCACTGACCACGGTATCGCCGTTAACCCTGCGCGTCCGGAACTGGCAGAACGTCTGAAAGAAGCCGGTATGAAAGTGGTTTCCATTGAATGGCTGCGCGAACGCGCACAGCAGCTCACCGGTCAGCCACGCGCTATCGACTTTACCGACCGCGTGATTGCCGTTGTGCGTTACCGCGATGGCTCGGTGATTGACGTTGTGCATCAGGTGAAGGAATAA
- the citT gene encoding citrate/succinate antiporter CitT yields the protein MSLAKDKIWKLLAPLVVMGVMFLIPVPDGMPPQAWHYFAVFVAMIVGMILEPIPATAISFIAVTICVIGSNYLLFDASELADPAFKAGKQALKWGLAGFSSTTVWLVFGAFIFALGYEVTGLGRRIALFLVKFMGKRTLTLGYAIVIIDILLAPFTPSNTARTGGTVFPVIKNLPPLFKSFPNDPSARRIGGYLMWMMVISTSLSSSMFVTGAAPNVLGLEFVNKIAGIQISWLQWFLSFLPVGIILLIVAPWLSYVLYKPEVTHSAEVAAWAGDELKTMGKLTRKELTLIGLVLLSLGLWVFGGKLIDATAVGLLAVSLMLALHVVPWKDITRYNSAWNTLVNLATLVVMANGLTRSGFIDWFANTMSTHLEGFSPNATVIVLVLVFYFAHYLFASLSAHTATMLPVILAVGKGIPGVPMEHLCILLVLSIGIMGCLTPYATGPGVIIYGCGYVKSKDYWRLGAIFGVIYISMLLLVGWPILAMWS from the coding sequence ATGTCTTTAGCAAAAGATAAAATATGGAAGTTATTGGCCCCGCTGGTTGTAATGGGCGTCATGTTTCTTATCCCTGTACCCGATGGAATGCCCCCACAGGCCTGGCACTACTTTGCTGTATTTGTGGCGATGATCGTCGGTATGATCCTTGAGCCAATTCCGGCAACAGCGATCAGCTTTATCGCCGTCACGATCTGCGTTATCGGCAGCAACTATCTGCTGTTTGATGCTTCCGAACTGGCCGACCCGGCGTTTAAAGCGGGTAAGCAAGCGCTGAAATGGGGTCTGGCAGGCTTCTCCAGCACCACCGTGTGGTTGGTGTTCGGTGCGTTTATCTTCGCACTGGGTTATGAAGTCACCGGTCTGGGTCGTCGTATCGCACTGTTCCTGGTGAAATTCATGGGTAAACGTACCCTGACGCTGGGCTATGCGATTGTTATCATCGACATTCTGCTGGCGCCGTTTACACCGTCCAACACCGCGCGTACCGGTGGCACCGTATTCCCGGTAATTAAAAACCTGCCGCCGCTGTTTAAGTCATTCCCGAACGATCCTTCCGCGCGCCGTATCGGCGGATATCTGATGTGGATGATGGTCATCAGTACCAGCCTGAGCTCCTCTATGTTCGTTACCGGCGCTGCGCCTAACGTGCTGGGTCTGGAATTCGTCAACAAAATTGCCGGTATTCAAATCAGCTGGCTGCAATGGTTCCTCAGCTTCCTGCCGGTGGGTATTATTTTGCTGATCGTTGCTCCGTGGCTGTCCTATGTTCTGTACAAGCCAGAAGTCACTCACAGTGCTGAAGTTGCCGCATGGGCCGGTGATGAACTGAAAACCATGGGTAAACTGACGCGCAAAGAGCTGACCCTGATCGGTCTGGTTCTGCTCAGCCTGGGTCTGTGGGTCTTCGGTGGTAAACTGATTGATGCAACCGCAGTAGGCCTGCTCGCCGTTTCCCTGATGCTGGCGCTGCACGTGGTACCGTGGAAAGACATTACCCGCTATAACAGCGCATGGAACACCCTGGTCAACCTCGCCACGCTGGTCGTTATGGCGAATGGTTTAACCCGTTCAGGCTTCATCGACTGGTTCGCCAACACCATGAGCACGCACCTGGAAGGCTTCTCGCCTAACGCGACCGTGATCGTTCTGGTGCTGGTGTTCTATTTTGCTCACTACCTGTTTGCCAGCCTTTCTGCACACACTGCCACCATGCTGCCGGTTATTCTGGCCGTCGGTAAAGGCATCCCGGGCGTTCCAATGGAACACCTGTGTATCCTGCTGGTACTGTCTATCGGTATCATGGGCTGTCTGACTCCGTATGCAACGGGCCCTGGCGTTATCATCTACGGCTGTGGTTATGTGAAGTCCAAAGACTACTGGCGTCTGGGTGCTATCTTCGGCGTTATCTACATCTCTATGCTTCTGCTGGTCGGCTGGCCGATTCTGGCAATGTGGAGCTAA
- a CDS encoding citrate lyase subunit beta (citryl-ACP lyase; catalyzes the formation of acetate and oxaloacetate from citrate), translating into MISESLQQRKTRTRRSMLFVPGANAAMVSNSFIYPADALMFDLEDSVALREKDTARRMVYHALQHPLYHDVETIVRVNALDSEWGINDLEAVVRGGADIVRLPKTDTAQDVIDIESEILRIEKACGREPGSTGLLAAIESPLGITRAVEIAHASERLIGIALGAEDYVRNLRTERSPEGTELLFARCSILQAARSAGIQAFDTVYSDANNEAGFLHEASHIKQLGFDGKSLINPRQIELLHNLYAPTRKELAHARLVVEAAEAAAREGRGVVSLNGKMVDSPVIERALLVISRAELSGIREE; encoded by the coding sequence GTGATTAGCGAATCTTTGCAGCAACGTAAAACCCGTACCCGCCGCAGCATGCTGTTCGTACCGGGTGCCAATGCCGCCATGGTCAGCAACTCGTTCATCTACCCGGCAGATGCGCTGATGTTCGACCTCGAAGACTCCGTCGCGTTGCGCGAGAAAGATACTGCTCGTCGTATGGTGTACCACGCGCTGCAGCATCCGCTGTATCACGACGTTGAAACTATCGTGCGCGTAAACGCCCTCGACTCCGAATGGGGCATTAACGATCTCGAAGCCGTGGTACGTGGCGGCGCAGACATCGTGCGTTTACCGAAGACCGATACCGCGCAGGATGTTATCGACATCGAAAGCGAAATCCTGCGTATCGAGAAAGCCTGTGGCCGTGAACCCGGCAGCACTGGTCTGTTAGCCGCTATTGAATCGCCGTTAGGCATTACCCGTGCGGTAGAAATTGCCCACGCTTCCGAGCGCCTGATCGGTATTGCCCTGGGCGCGGAAGATTATGTGCGTAACTTGCGCACTGAACGCTCCCCGGAAGGGACTGAACTGCTGTTTGCCCGCTGCTCTATTTTGCAGGCGGCACGCTCTGCCGGCATTCAGGCGTTCGACACCGTGTATTCCGATGCCAACAACGAAGCAGGTTTCCTGCACGAAGCCTCACACATCAAGCAGTTGGGTTTTGACGGCAAGTCGCTCATCAACCCGCGCCAGATCGAACTACTGCACAACCTGTACGCCCCGACGCGTAAAGAGCTGGCTCACGCGCGCCTGGTGGTAGAAGCCGCTGAAGCCGCCGCTCGCGAAGGCCGTGGCGTAGTTTCCCTGAACGGCAAAATGGTCGACAGCCCGGTTATCGAGCGCGCCCTTCTGGTTATCTCCCGTGCAGAACTTTCCGGCATTCGCGAAGAATAA
- the citC gene encoding [citrate (pro-3S)-lyase] ligase: MFGNNIFTQVKRSENKKMAAIAQFLKENDLSVDTTVEVFITVTRDDRLIACGGIAGNIIKCVAICESVRGEGLALTLATELINLAYERHCTHLFIYTKTEYESLFKQCGFSTLTSVPGIMVLMENSTTRLKRYAESLAKQRREGKKIGCIVMNANPFTNGHRFLIQQAAAQCDWLHLFLVKEDTSRFPYEDRLDLVLKGTKDIPRLTVHRGSEYIISRATFPCYFIKEQSVINHCYTEIDLKIFRQYLAPALGVTHRFVGTEPYCTVTSQYNNDMRYWLETPTLPAPPIELVEIERLCFQEMPISASWVRKLLVKKDLTAIASLVPDATLHYLQSMVERASSGAAVRQNTPALATGEK, from the coding sequence ATGTTCGGTAATAATATATTCACGCAAGTTAAACGCTCAGAAAATAAAAAGATGGCGGCTATCGCGCAATTTCTGAAAGAGAATGATTTGAGCGTTGATACCACCGTCGAAGTATTTATCACCGTTACCCGTGATGACCGCCTGATCGCCTGCGGCGGCATTGCCGGCAATATCATAAAATGCGTCGCCATCTGCGAATCCGTAAGGGGTGAAGGCTTAGCGCTGACGCTGGCGACCGAGTTAATCAACCTCGCCTATGAGCGCCACTGTACGCACCTCTTCATCTATACAAAAACCGAGTACGAGTCGCTGTTTAAGCAGTGTGGTTTTTCTACTCTGACCAGCGTCCCCGGCATTATGGTGCTCATGGAAAACAGCACCACACGTCTGAAACGCTATGCAGAATCACTGGCGAAACAGCGTCGTGAAGGGAAAAAAATTGGTTGTATCGTCATGAACGCCAACCCCTTCACCAACGGACACCGTTTTCTGATCCAACAGGCGGCCGCGCAATGCGACTGGCTGCATCTGTTTTTGGTGAAAGAAGATACCTCGCGTTTTCCGTATGAAGACCGACTGGATCTGGTGCTTAAAGGGACCAAAGACATTCCACGTTTAACCGTACATCGCGGTTCGGAATACATCATTTCCCGCGCCACGTTCCCGTGCTACTTCATCAAAGAGCAGAGCGTTATTAACCACTGCTACACCGAAATAGACCTGAAAATCTTCCGCCAGTATCTGGCCCCGGCTCTCGGCGTTACGCACCGCTTCGTCGGTACGGAGCCGTATTGCACCGTCACCTCCCAGTACAACAATGATATGCGCTACTGGCTGGAGACCCCAACGCTTCCCGCCCCACCGATTGAACTGGTGGAAATTGAGCGGCTGTGCTTCCAGGAGATGCCGATTTCCGCCTCCTGGGTGCGCAAGCTGCTGGTTAAAAAAGATCTCACGGCTATCGCATCCCTGGTCCCTGACGCCACGCTGCATTATCTGCAAAGCATGGTTGAGCGAGCCTCATCGGGTGCGGCAGTCCGCCAAAATACCCCCGCATTAGCAACAGGTGAAAAATGA
- the dpiB gene encoding sensor histidine kinase DpiB: MAKQKNKTRFPFFRSLAFPLRIFLLILVVSVFIIAALAQYFTASFEDYLATHVRDMAMNQAKIIASNDSIITAVKHRDYKRLATIADKLQSGTDFDYVVIGDTHSIRLYHPNPEKIGYPMQFTKPGALEKGESYFITGKGSIGMAMRAKTPIFDDDGKIIGVVSIGYLISKIDSWRSDFLLPMAGVFILLLLVLMLLSWFFAAHIRRQMLGMEPKQIARVVRQQEALFSSVYEGLIAVDPDGYITAINRSARKMLGLSSPGRKWLGKPVSEVVQPADFFIQQIAEQRQDAMVNFNGLSVIANREAIRSGDELLGAIISFRSKDEIATLNAQLTQIKQYVESLRTLRHEHLNWMSTINGLLQMKEYDRVLAMVQGESQAQQQLIDSLRGAFADRQVAGLLFGKVQRARELGLTMTIVPGSQLHQLPEGLDSTEFAAIVGNLLDNAFEASLRTQQGNKVVELYLSDEGDDVIIEVADQGCGVPEALREKIFEQGVSTRTDEPGEHGIGLYLIASYVRRCNGVITLEDNSPCGTLFSLFLPKVKKNNDGTINAVDR; this comes from the coding sequence ATGGCAAAGCAGAAAAATAAAACACGGTTTCCTTTTTTTCGCAGTCTGGCGTTTCCACTGCGTATCTTTCTGCTTATTTTGGTCGTTTCTGTTTTTATTATCGCCGCGTTAGCACAATACTTCACCGCCAGCTTTGAAGATTATCTGGCAACGCATGTCCGCGATATGGCGATGAATCAGGCCAAAATCATCGCCTCTAACGACAGTATCATCACGGCGGTGAAGCATCGTGATTACAAGCGTCTGGCGACCATTGCCGATAAACTGCAGAGCGGGACAGACTTCGACTATGTGGTTATCGGAGATACCCACTCTATCCGTCTTTATCATCCGAATCCGGAAAAAATTGGCTACCCGATGCAGTTCACGAAACCCGGCGCGCTGGAAAAAGGGGAGAGTTACTTTATTACCGGCAAAGGGTCAATCGGGATGGCGATGCGTGCCAAAACGCCCATCTTTGATGACGATGGCAAAATCATTGGCGTGGTCTCAATTGGCTATCTGATCAGTAAAATTGATAGCTGGCGCTCTGACTTCTTACTCCCAATGGCAGGCGTGTTTATCCTGCTGTTGCTGGTACTTATGCTGCTCTCCTGGTTTTTTGCCGCCCATATTCGACGGCAGATGCTGGGGATGGAGCCCAAACAAATCGCGCGGGTGGTGCGTCAGCAGGAAGCGCTATTTAGCTCGGTGTATGAAGGATTGATCGCCGTGGATCCTGATGGGTATATCACCGCCATAAACCGCAGCGCGAGGAAAATGCTGGGGCTGTCTTCGCCTGGGCGAAAGTGGCTGGGAAAACCGGTGAGTGAGGTGGTTCAGCCGGCTGACTTTTTCATCCAGCAGATTGCGGAACAACGACAGGACGCGATGGTGAACTTTAATGGCCTGAGCGTTATCGCTAACCGTGAGGCGATTCGCTCCGGCGATGAACTGCTTGGGGCAATCATCAGTTTTCGTAGTAAAGATGAAATTGCTACCCTTAATGCGCAATTAACGCAGATCAAACAGTATGTAGAGAGCCTGAGGACGCTGCGTCATGAGCACCTGAACTGGATGTCGACCATTAACGGCCTGCTGCAAATGAAAGAATATGATCGGGTACTGGCAATGGTGCAGGGGGAGTCGCAGGCACAGCAGCAACTGATTGACAGCCTGCGCGGCGCGTTTGCCGATCGTCAGGTAGCCGGTCTGTTATTTGGCAAGGTGCAGCGCGCGCGGGAGTTGGGCCTTACCATGACCATCGTTCCAGGCAGCCAACTGCATCAACTTCCCGAGGGGCTGGACAGCACAGAGTTTGCAGCAATTGTTGGCAATCTGCTTGATAATGCATTTGAAGCGAGCTTGCGCACCCAGCAAGGCAACAAGGTCGTCGAGCTCTATTTAAGCGATGAAGGAGATGACGTGATCATCGAAGTTGCCGATCAGGGATGCGGTGTACCGGAAGCATTGCGTGAAAAAATATTTGAGCAGGGTGTGAGCACCCGTACCGATGAACCCGGTGAACATGGCATCGGTTTGTATCTGATTGCAAGTTATGTGAGGCGCTGTAACGGGGTGATTACGCTCGAAGATAACTCCCCTTGCGGCACCTTATTTTCTTTATTTCTTCCGAAAGTGAAAAAAAATAATGACGGAACCATTAACGCTGTTGATCGTTGA
- the citD gene encoding citrate lyase acyl carrier protein, translated as MKINQAAVAGTLESGDVMIRIAPLDSQDIDLQVNSSVEKQFGDAIRATILDVLSRYNVRGVQLNVDDKGALDCILRARLEALLARAGGIPALPWEDCQ; from the coding sequence ATGAAAATAAACCAGGCAGCCGTCGCAGGCACACTCGAGTCCGGTGATGTGATGATTCGCATCGCCCCGCTCGATTCGCAGGATATTGACCTGCAGGTTAACAGTAGCGTCGAAAAGCAGTTCGGTGATGCCATTCGGGCCACCATCCTGGACGTTCTGTCCCGCTACAACGTACGCGGCGTGCAATTAAATGTTGATGATAAAGGCGCACTGGACTGCATTTTACGTGCGCGACTGGAAGCACTACTGGCCCGCGCTGGCGGTATTCCGGCACTGCCATGGGAGGATTGCCAGTGA
- the citX gene encoding citrate lyase holo-[acyl-carrier protein] synthase: MHLLPEHATQHAVSIPELLASRDERQARQHAWLTRHHAALVSFTVVAPGPIKDSELTRRIFNHGVTALLALAEKSAWIIREQTALVSASGPEGLLSVEAPAHDLKLATIELEHSHPLGRLWDIDVLTPEGEILSRRHFALPARRCLLCEQSAADCARGKTHALSDLLSQMEALLHDADSRNINQ, translated from the coding sequence ATGCACCTGCTCCCTGAACACGCCACCCAACACGCGGTTTCTATTCCCGAGCTGCTCGCCAGCCGTGATGAGAGGCAAGCAAGGCAACATGCCTGGCTGACCCGCCACCACGCGGCGCTGGTCTCGTTTACCGTGGTCGCACCGGGTCCGATTAAAGACAGCGAATTAACTCGTCGCATCTTTAATCACGGCGTCACCGCCCTGCTCGCGCTGGCGGAAAAATCCGCCTGGATTATCAGGGAGCAAACGGCGCTGGTTTCTGCCAGCGGTCCGGAAGGTCTTTTGTCTGTTGAGGCTCCGGCCCACGACCTCAAGCTCGCCACGATTGAACTTGAGCATTCACACCCGCTGGGACGGTTATGGGACATCGATGTCCTGACCCCTGAGGGGGAAATTCTGTCCCGGCGTCATTTCGCACTCCCTGCCCGCCGCTGTCTGTTGTGCGAGCAAAGTGCTGCCGACTGTGCGCGGGGTAAAACCCACGCGCTTTCCGACTTACTTTCTCAGATGGAGGCTCTGCTGCATGATGCCGATTCCCGCAACATCAACCAATAA
- the dcuC gene encoding anaerobic C4-dicarboxylate transporter DcuC, translated as MLTFIELLIGVVVIVGVARYIIKGYSATGVLFVGGLVLLIISALMGHKVLPSSAATTGYTATDIVEYIKILLMSRGGDLGMMIMMLCGFAAYMTHIGANDMVVKLASKPLQYINSPYLLMIAAYFVACLMSLAVSSATGLGVLLMATLFPVMVNVGISRGAAAAICASPAAIILSPTSGDVVLAAKAAEMPLIDFAFKTTLPISIAAIIAMAIAHFFWQRYLDKKENISHEMLDVAEITTTAPSFYAILPFTPIVGVLIFDGKWGPQLHIITILVLCMLIAAVLEFVRGFNTQKVFSGLEVAYRGMADAFANVVMLLVAAGVFAQGLSTIGFIQSLISIATSFGSASIILMMVLVILTMLAAMTTGSGNAPFYAFVEMIPKLAHSSGINPAYLVIPMLQASNLGRTISPVSGVVVAVAGMAKISPFEVVKRTSVPVLVGLLVVIIATEVMVPGSSSSVVGG; from the coding sequence ATGTTGACATTTATTGAACTCCTTATTGGAGTTGTGGTTATTGTGGGTGTAGCGCGCTACATCATTAAAGGTTATTCCGCGACAGGCGTACTGTTTGTTGGCGGTCTGGTTTTACTGATTATCAGTGCGCTGATGGGTCATAAAGTTCTGCCTTCCAGCGCAGCAACGACGGGCTATACGGCAACAGACATTGTTGAATATATTAAAATTTTGCTGATGAGCCGCGGTGGCGATCTCGGCATGATGATTATGATGCTGTGTGGTTTTGCCGCTTATATGACCCATATTGGCGCGAACGATATGGTAGTTAAGCTGGCCTCCAAACCGCTGCAATATATCAACTCACCTTATCTGTTGATGATTGCCGCCTATTTTGTCGCCTGCCTGATGTCGCTGGCAGTCTCGTCAGCTACCGGCCTGGGCGTATTGCTGATGGCAACGCTGTTCCCGGTGATGGTTAACGTTGGGATCAGCCGTGGCGCCGCGGCGGCCATTTGTGCCTCTCCCGCTGCAATCATCCTTTCTCCTACATCCGGTGATGTGGTGCTGGCTGCCAAAGCTGCGGAAATGCCGCTGATCGATTTCGCGTTTAAAACCACGCTGCCCATTTCCATTGCCGCCATCATTGCTATGGCGATTGCCCACTTTTTCTGGCAGCGTTATCTGGATAAAAAAGAGAACATTTCTCATGAAATGTTAGATGTGGCTGAAATCACCACTACCGCCCCTTCGTTTTACGCAATCCTGCCGTTTACCCCGATCGTTGGCGTCCTGATTTTCGATGGTAAATGGGGTCCACAGCTGCATATTATTACAATTCTGGTGCTGTGCATGCTCATCGCTGCGGTCCTGGAGTTCGTTCGCGGATTCAACACCCAGAAGGTTTTCTCTGGCCTGGAAGTCGCCTACCGTGGCATGGCGGATGCCTTTGCTAACGTGGTAATGCTGTTAGTCGCGGCGGGGGTTTTTGCCCAAGGTCTGAGCACAATCGGCTTTATCCAGAGTCTGATCTCTATCGCTACCTCGTTTGGCTCAGCAAGCATTATTCTGATGATGGTGCTGGTGATCCTGACGATGCTGGCAGCAATGACTACAGGCTCCGGTAACGCCCCGTTCTATGCCTTCGTTGAGATGATCCCTAAGCTGGCACATTCTTCCGGCATTAACCCGGCTTATCTTGTTATCCCGATGCTGCAGGCATCAAACCTTGGGCGCACAATTTCCCCGGTCTCCGGCGTGGTTGTGGCTGTCGCAGGGATGGCAAAGATTTCTCCGTTCGAAGTGGTGAAACGTACCTCGGTTCCGGTCCTGGTTGGACTGCTGGTGGTGATTATCGCCACTGAAGTGATGGTACCTGGCTCTTCTTCGTCCGTCGTTGGCGGCTGA
- the citG gene encoding triphosphoribosyl-dephospho-CoA synthase CitG, with protein sequence MMPIPATSTNNAVLPLDLPDAYATLAWRAMLTEVNLSPKPGLVDRINNGAHKDMALEDFHRSAEAIQAWLPRFIEYGAFSAQLSPEDVLKGLRPLGMACEADMFRATAGVNTHKGSIFSLGLLCAAIGRLHQLQLTVTAETICSTAATFCRGLTERELRQNNQQLTAGQRLYQQLGLTGARGEAEAGYPLVIQHALPHYRALLTQGRDPELALLDTLLLLMSINGDTNVASRGGAEGLRWLQQQATSLLQQGGVRTPADLEYLRQFDQQCIERNLSPGGCADLLIVTWFLAQISQVHHYHN encoded by the coding sequence ATGATGCCGATTCCCGCAACATCAACCAATAACGCAGTCCTTCCTCTGGATCTGCCTGATGCTTACGCAACGCTTGCGTGGCGGGCTATGTTGACTGAAGTCAACCTGTCGCCCAAACCCGGTCTGGTGGATCGTATTAACAACGGCGCGCATAAAGATATGGCGCTGGAAGATTTTCATCGCAGTGCTGAAGCGATTCAGGCGTGGCTACCACGTTTTATTGAATATGGGGCGTTTAGCGCGCAGCTGTCACCTGAAGATGTGCTGAAAGGACTGCGTCCGCTGGGCATGGCCTGCGAAGCCGATATGTTTCGCGCCACCGCCGGGGTAAACACCCATAAAGGGAGCATCTTTTCGCTGGGGCTGCTGTGCGCCGCCATTGGCCGCCTGCACCAGCTCCAACTGACTGTTACCGCTGAAACCATTTGCTCTACGGCAGCAACATTTTGCCGTGGCCTGACCGAGCGCGAACTGCGCCAGAACAATCAACAACTCACGGCTGGCCAACGTCTTTATCAGCAATTGGGATTAACCGGCGCACGGGGCGAAGCCGAAGCGGGGTACCCGCTAGTCATCCAGCATGCCCTGCCGCACTACCGCGCACTGCTGACTCAGGGCCGCGACCCTGAACTGGCGTTACTCGACACATTATTGCTGCTGATGTCTATCAACGGCGACACCAACGTGGCTTCACGTGGCGGCGCAGAAGGTCTGCGTTGGCTACAGCAGCAGGCCACCTCCCTGTTGCAGCAAGGGGGAGTTCGCACCCCTGCCGATCTCGAATACCTGCGCCAGTTCGACCAACAGTGCATTGAACGCAACCTCAGTCCTGGAGGCTGCGCCGATCTGCTGATCGTCACCTGGTTCTTAGCTCAGATTTCACAAGTTCATCATTATCACAATTAA